The Candidatus Woesearchaeota archaeon DNA window TTGTCTTGTTGTCTGCCTTAGGCGGCTCTTGAATCTTTTCTTCTTCCTTCAGTCCAGGCTCTTCCGCTGCTTCTCTCCCGGGTTCAGGTTTGATCTTAGAAACAGGCTTCTTATTGATATCAGGCTTTTGCTTTCCAACCTTCTCTAGTCCCTCAGTCTTCGCTATCCCTGGCTCCTCTTTGGTATCTCCCTTGATCTCTGTCGGAGCAGGTTCCACCTCCTGTTCAACATCCCTCGAGAACCTGTTCACAGCCTGCTTCAGCTTCTCTTTTAAGAATTTGAACATAACAATATCAACCCACCAATTTCTTGAGTTCAGTCTCCAGCTCCTGTGACTTGGATGCAAGCAGCTCCATCTGTCTGCCTACCTCCTGCTGGAACTTCAGGATCTCTGTCCTCTGATTCTCGACAAGCTCCTTGGCACCATCGACATCCTTCTCCACAACAACACCAGCGCCCACATTGATGAGAAGATTCCTGTTGTCCACCAGGCTTGCCTTAGAGAAGATGCCTGAGCTGACAGGCACCAGTATCTCAGAGCCCACATCTGCGCCCTTGAGCAGCTCAAGGGATTCAAGGACCTGCTCTATCTCAATCCTCTGCTCCTCAATCTTCCCGAACTGATGCTCAAGCTGTTGCATCTGCTGGTTGATCATCTGAAGCTCCATATATTTCGACTGGGTATTGTCATCAATCTTATCAGCCATATTATCACCTTCGCATAATCATCTTCGCGCGAAACCCAATGCGATATCCGCATTCTGTATCTCAGGGCCGCCGCTCAGGTCACCTATCACATACCCATTGGTGTTGCAGATGATACCTGATCTAATATATGGGTTGCCCATATTCACAGAACCTGTCTCGATCTCAAGCTTCAGGATCCCTGAGATAATATCCTTCTCTGCAGCTGTGGCATCACGGTGGAGCAGGAGCCCTTTCCTGTTCATGGCAGCGCATGAGCCCACTGTCGGATGGCCTGCCACAGAACATGCCTTTATGGGGATGTCCAAGGCTTTCCTTATCCCGTCAATCTCCATCTCCGGATTCATTATGCATCCATGATCGTTCATGAGTATATTATTGCCGAGCGCAGTGTGCGTCGTGCTTATGACCCTGTAATCTATCTTCAGCCTGTCAAGCATGGCAAGCTCCTCATCAAAGGCGATATCAGGGACAAGGAGGACCTTTGAGTTACCGACGACAAAAACACCAACAAGATTGGTGCCTGCAATCGTGATCCGGCTGACAGGCACCTTGAGCACCTTATGCAGCAGCTTCATCTGCGAGTCAGGCACCTCATGCCCAACAAGGCAGAAGCTGTCAGAGGCAAAGGCATACAGCCCGATGTTCGGGTTCCCGTTGAAATTCGTCATAGCAGTATTCATGGGGGTCACATTCTTTTGGTCAGATCTTCTCCATATTGAGGGTTATCTCTATCTCGCCGAAATGCTCCTTCTGCTCAAGGTCTATCTTCCTCGCATTGGTTAGATGGAGCATGGGGATGAATGTATATATCTTGTCCTCTTTCTTGTCTGACTGCACAAGCTCTGTGAAGGTCAGCTTATCCTCCTTCTGCCGGCAAAGAAGCATGATCTTCTGCAGTATCTCCTCTATGAGCTTGCTGATGTCAGCCTTCTTCTCGGGGATCTCAAGCTCGATCTCAATATCTCTGAGGACTCTCCTGTTCTTGACCTCCAAAGCTTTCTCAAGCGCATTCACGAGATCATAGACAGAGACTTTCCTCTTCCTTGGCTGAGGTGTCCTCGGGATCAGCCTGAAATCCTCCGGCCTTTCTATAATCCGCTCCTCAATCAGATCAGGAATATCCTCATCATCTGTGTCCTCCTCATCCGGAGCGAACAGCTTGTCGAACTCAAGGATATCCTCCCCGAGAAATTTCTTGGACTTTATCTTGAGCAGGATGGCGGCGGCAAGTATCACCTTTCCGGAAAGCTTGAGGTCAAGCTCCTTCATCTTGCGCACTGTATCAAGGAATTCCTTTGCAATGCTTGAGACATCAATGTCCCATGGATCCATGCCTTCATTGTTTATGATATCCAGGATTATCTGCTTCCAGGAGATCTCTTCCTCTTTCAGGATAGTATTCATTATCTTTTCTTGTGTCATCTTCCTATCTCATCGTCTCTGATTTTATTTTATGCATAAATAATATAAAAATGTATACTAGTATATTAATGTGATTAATCTGTTGTCTTATCTTTTATCAGAAATCTTCGCCTGACTTTATATAGATTATGAATAAATATGTAAATCATAAAAAAGAATCTGCAAATCATAAACAAGAACCTAAGCCACTGTCAAACAAGCAATGGAGCTTTCTGGGCTTCTTGCGCTCAGCTTCAATCTCTTCCGGAGTCCTATGGCCATGGCCCTGGTGGTTGATATACTGCATCACATTGCTAACGACCGGAACCTGAAGCTCTCTTACATTGATATCTGTGTTGCTTTGGGCCCATCCCAACAGAAAATCAGAATATTCTTTTCTTGGATCTATATACGCATGAGGTACAGGTTCCCCATTCCCATAAATGGCATAGATTGGTCTTGTCTGTTGGTCTGGCATGGATATGACCTCTGGGATTATTCAGCAGTGGTTACTATAGTGTTTTTATACTTTATAAATCTTTTGTTATTTCAATAACAGATGCATCATCAAAGACAGCAGAAAGCAAAAAGGATATTAAATGATACAGAAATAATAAAGCAATAATACAACAAGAATCTAATAATATGACAATGACATAGCAAATAATATAAACCAATACCAAAATCGACAGCTTTTAAAGGGCCCGTGGTCTAGCGGTTACACACGATGCTGCAAATGACGTCACCCTTACAAGCAGATGCTGAGTGAGGTGAATGTCCCCAGTTCGATAGCATCAAACATGACAGCAGATGTTTCCTGCAGAAAACCTGGGCGGGCCCATTTCATGTTCGTGAGACAACAAAGCGCTGGTAGTCCAGTGGTCAAGATTTGGCCTTGCCAAGGCTGAGACCCGGGTTCGAATCCCGGCCAGCGCATTTTTATTTCTTTTGTGTCTGATCCATGAAGCATATGAGAAATAATTCAGATAAGGACGAATCTCCTGTGGGCTTCTATGGCCAGCTTTTCAGAGTATTCCATCTGTGATATCAACCTATATATCTCTTCGTTCTTTATCCTTCTCAGGCTCCATTTGATCTTCTGCTCAACCTTATCCATGGGCTTGATCCTGACATATAGGTCAAGCACATCAAAGAAGCCGAGCACATCAGCATGATTCAGAACATCTGCAGCTGAATTCAGATCATACAATCTTGTGTATGCATCCTGCTTGGGGATCAGGTCTCCCTGCCGATTCCTTTCTCCTCCCTTCTCATGCCTGAGCACCAAGTGGGTAACATCCATCATGAGCGGTATCGGGATATGCTGGCCAATCTTCCTCCTCAAGAGATTAGCAGAATTGCTTGCATGAATCTCCTTATGCA harbors:
- the pfdA gene encoding prefoldin subunit alpha, which translates into the protein MADKIDDNTQSKYMELQMINQQMQQLEHQFGKIEEQRIEIEQVLESLELLKGADVGSEILVPVSSGIFSKASLVDNRNLLINVGAGVVVEKDVDGAKELVENQRTEILKFQQEVGRQMELLASKSQELETELKKLVG
- a CDS encoding translation initiation factor IF-6; the encoded protein is MNTAMTNFNGNPNIGLYAFASDSFCLVGHEVPDSQMKLLHKVLKVPVSRITIAGTNLVGVFVVGNSKVLLVPDIAFDEELAMLDRLKIDYRVISTTHTALGNNILMNDHGCIMNPEMEIDGIRKALDIPIKACSVAGHPTVGSCAAMNRKGLLLHRDATAAEKDIISGILKLEIETGSVNMGNPYIRSGIICNTNGYVIGDLSGGPEIQNADIALGFARR
- a CDS encoding segregation/condensation protein A, whose amino-acid sequence is MTQEKIMNTILKEEEISWKQIILDIINNEGMDPWDIDVSSIAKEFLDTVRKMKELDLKLSGKVILAAAILLKIKSKKFLGEDILEFDKLFAPDEEDTDDEDIPDLIEERIIERPEDFRLIPRTPQPRKRKVSVYDLVNALEKALEVKNRRVLRDIEIELEIPEKKADISKLIEEILQKIMLLCRQKEDKLTFTELVQSDKKEDKIYTFIPMLHLTNARKIDLEQKEHFGEIEITLNMEKI